A portion of the Haemorhous mexicanus isolate bHaeMex1 chromosome 3, bHaeMex1.pri, whole genome shotgun sequence genome contains these proteins:
- the CAPN11 gene encoding calpain-11, with amino-acid sequence MMPFGGMAARVERDRLRAEGLGQHNNAIKYLSQDYEALKQQCIESGTLFRDPQFPAGPSALGFKELGPHSSKTRGVEWKRPSELVDDPQFIVGGATRTDICQGALGDCWLLAAIGSLTLNEELLHRVVPHGQSFQEDYAGIFHFQIWQFGEWVDVVVDDLLPTKDGELLFVHSAECTEFWSALLEKAYAKLNGCYESLSGGSTTEGFEDFTGGVAEMYDLKRPPRNMAHIIRKALERGSLLGCSIDITSAFDMEAVTFKKLVKGHAYSVTAFRDVNYRGQQEQLIRIRNPWGQVEWTGAWSDGSSEWNSIDPDEREELQLKMEDGEFWMSFRDFMREFSRLEICNLTPDALTKDELSRWHTQVFEGTWRRGSTAGGCRNHPATFWINPQFKIKLLEEDDDPGDDEVACSFLVALMQKHRRRERRVGGDMHTIGFAVYEVPEEAQGMQNVHLKKDFFLRNQSRARSETFINLREVSNQIRLPPGEYIVVPSTFEPHKEADFVLRVFTEKQSDTAELDEEISADLADEEEITEDDIEDSFKNMFQQLAGEDMEISVFELRTILNRVISRHKDLKTDGFSLDSCRSMVNLMDKDGSARLGLVEFQILWNKIRSWLTIFRQYDLDKSGTMSSYEMRMALESAGFKLNNKLHQVVVARYADNDMGVDFDNFVCCLLKLETMFRFFRSMDPEGTGTAVMNLSEWLLLTMCG; translated from the exons ATGATGCCCTTTGGCGGTATGGCTGCTCGCGTGGAGAGAGACCGCCTGAGAGCCGAGGGGCTTGGCCAGCACAACAACGCCatcaagtacctcagccaggACTATGAGGCCCTCAAGCAGCAGTGCATTGAGAGTGGCACCCTCTTCAGGGATCCACAATTCCCAGCTGGCCCATCTGCCCTTGGATTCAAGGAGCTGGGGCCACACTCCAGCAAGACACGGGGAGTGGAGTGGAAGCGTCCGTCG GAATTAGTGGATGACCCTCAGTTCATTGTTGGCGGTGCCACCCGGACGGACATCTGCCAGGGGGCTCTGG gtgactgctggctgctggctgccatTGGCTCCCTCACGCTCAACGAGGAGCTCCTGCACCGCGTGGTGCCCCATGGACAGAGCTTCCAGGAGGACTATGCTGGCATCTTTCACTTCCAG atCTGGCAGTTTGGTGAGTGGGTGGACGTGGTGGTGGATGACCTGTTGCCCACCAAGGATGGGGAGCTTCTGTTTGTCCACTCAGCGGAGTGCACCGAGTTCTGGAGTGCTCTGTTGGAGAAGGCCTATGCCAA GCTGAACGGCTGCTACGAGTCGCTCTCGGGGGGCAGCACCACCGAGGGCTTCGAGGACTTCACGGGCGGCGTGGCAGAGATGTACGACCTGAAGCGGCCGCCGCGCAACATGGCCCACATCATCCGCAAGGCGCTGGAGAGGggctccctgctgggctgctccatCGAC ATCACGAGCGCCTTTGATATGGAAGCTGTGACCTTCAAGAAGCTGGTGAAGGGCCACGCCTATTCTGTCACAGCCTTCAGAGAT GTGAACTACCGAGGTCAGCAGGAACAACTCATCCGCATCAGGAACCCCTGGGGTCAGGTGGAGTGGACTGGAGCCTGGAGTGATGG TTCCTCTGAGTGGAACAGCATTGACCCTGAcgagagggaagagctgcagctgaagatGGAGGATGGAGAGTTCTG GATGTCTTTCCGGGACTTCATGAGGGAGTTCTCCAGGCTCGAGATCTGCAACCTGACCCCCGATGCCCTCACCAAGGACGAGCTCAGCAGATGGCACACACAGGTGTTCGAGGGAACGTGGCGCCGGGGGAGCACTGCCGGGGGCTGCAGGAATCACCCAG CCACATTCTGGATCAACCCCCAGTTTAAGATCAAGTTGTTGGAAGAAGATGATGACCCTGGGGATGATGAGGTGGCCTGCAGCTTCCTGGTGGCTCTGATGCAGAAGCaccggcggcgggagcggcgggtGGGAGGTGACATGCACACCATTGGCTTTGCTGTCTACGAG GTTCCTGAGGAG GCCCAGGGCATGCAGAATGTGCACTTGAAGAAGGACTTCTTCCTGCGAAACCAGTCCCGGGCACGGTCTGAGACCTTCATCAACCTGCGGGAGGTGAGCAACCAGATCCGGCTGCCCCCCGGCGAGTACATCGTTGTGCCCTCCACCTTCGAGCCGCACAAGGAGGCCGACTTCGTCCTGCGGGTCTTCACCGAGAAGCAGTCGGACACAGC ggagctggaTGAGGAGATCTCGGCAGATCTGGCAGATGAG GAGGAAATAACTGAGGATGACATAGAGGACAGCTTCAAGAACATGttccagcagctggcaggggag GACATGGAAATCAGCGTCTTTGAGCTTCGGACTATTCTGAACAGAGTCATCTCTAGAC aCAAAGATCTGAAGACGGATGGGTTCAGCCTGGACTCCTGCCGCAGCATGGTCAACCTGATGGAT AAAGACGGCAGTGCCCGCCTTGGGCTGGTGGAGTTCCAGATCCTGTGGAACAAGATCCGGAGCTGGCTg ACAATCTTTCGCCAGTATGACCTGGATAAGTCGGGCACCATGAGCTCCTATGAGATGCGCATGGCTCTAGAGTCAGCCG GTTTCAAGCTGAACAACAAGCTGCATCAGGTGGTGGTGGCGCGATATGCAGACAATGACATGGGCGTGGACTTTGACAACTTTGTCTGCTGCCTCCTGAAGCTGGAGACCATGTTCA ggttcTTCCGTAGCATGGACCCTGaaggcactggcactgctgtcaTGAACCTTTCTGAG tggctgctgctgacaaTGTGTGGCTAG